The genomic segment GGCGCTCGTGAAGAAGTCATACAAATCGCCGAGCGTGAGCGGTCGGGTCGACTCGCAGGTCGTCTTGCCCTGGAGCGTATCGCCGCCGTACTCGTCCACCACCCGGTAGTGGATCTGCGGGCCGGCCATGCGGGCGTAGACGGCGGTCACGTCGCCCGTGGTCGAGTGGATGAAGATGCGCGCGATCTCGACCTCCCCGGAATCGGAGCCCGGGAGATAGTTGCCGCCCATCAGGAGCGGGTGCACGCCGCCGAGCGCCCGGCACTCCTCCTCGGGCACGCCGTGTTCCCGCAACAGCTGCGCCACCTCGTCATGCTCGTTGGACGCCAGCAGCTCGCGCAGGCGCGCCTTCACCACCGCGCCCTTCACCCGCGACAGGACATAGTCCTCCAGTGACTGCGGACGGAAGTAGCCGGCGGGACGGTAGTCGAGATCAATTGCCGGGAAGGTACGAGTAGTCATGGGTCCAGCCTCCAATGCGTTGTCGTTGCAAAGGAAACTGACGCGCGTTGTGGAATGGACCCGGTTCGTTGCCTGGGTCGGCCACATCCCCCTTTCGGGGCAGCCACCTTGCCCGGGTCGGGCAGGTTGGCGGAGCGTCAGCTCACTCTTGATGCGTGATCGAATTTAAATCTGCCTGCGGCGCTAAGCAAGCTGCAGGCTTGGAACCAGTGTGCCGCCCCGGTGGCTCAGGAGATGAGCCACCGGGGCATCACGTTTACCGCGGGTCCCGCCGCCGCGGCTCGGCCTTGCCCTGCGCACGCTTGCGGCGCAGGTAGTCGGGCGCATCCATGTCGCCCGGATCCCGACACTCGTTCACCGGCGCCAGCCGGCTGCTCACGCGGCGCGCGCTGTACATCGCCTCCTTGGCAAACATCATCTCGTCGCGCTGGCGGGCGAGCTCCTCGAGCTCCCCGACGACGCCCTGCAGCCACGGATTGTCGGCCGCCAACTGTCGCGCTTGCGCGAGGGCCAGGTTCACCGCGTTCCAGTCGTGCCGGCGTGCCGCCTCCCGCGCGGTCTGCTGCATGCCCGCCACCGTCAACTCGTCGACGCGCCGGCGCACCAGCGGATCCTCGGCCACCGCGGCATAAGCCGCCGCCGGCATCACGGGCAGCGCCAGCGATTCTCGACTCGTCTCGTGCTCGACCCCGTCGAGGTCACGCCAGGCCGCGCGCACCTTCACCAGGTCGCGCACCTCGCCCGCCGTCGCGGTACCCGTCTCGACGATGAGCTGCAGCACGGCCCAGGCCTCGCCCTCGTACGCCACGTCCGGCAGGCGCCAGCCGCCGCGCGCGCCGCGCCGGTAGCCGTTGAGCACCTTGGCCGAAACGCCCGCCGCGGTCTCCACCAGCAACTCCACCTCGCGGGCGCACAGCGCGCCCATCAGCGCCAGCTCCTCCTGGAACGGGTCGGCCAGGTCGTCCGCGCTCTGGCCGTAGTAGGCATTGCCGCGGCCGGCATCGGCCATCGCGGTCATGAGCTCCTCGTTGAAGTGATGCCCGAGGCCGTAGGTCGAGGTGGTCACGCCGGCGTCCGCGAGTTGCGCCACCTGCTCGGTGATCCTGCCGACATCGGTGATGCCCTTGTTGGCCCGGCCGTCCGACAGGAGGATCACGCGCGACAGGATGCCCGTGCCGGTGTGCGGCGCGAGGGTCTCGGCGCCGGCCAGCCAGCCGCCGTGCAGGTTGGTGCAGCCGCCTGAGCCGATCGAGTCGATCGCACGTCGCAGCGTGTCGCGCTCGTCCATGCCCAGCAGCTCGGTCAGGCGCTCGACCGAGTCGTCGTAGATCACGATGGCGGCCTTGTCCCCCGGGTTCAGTCCGTCCACCACCATGCGCGCACAGCGCTTGGCCTCGGCGAGCGGCTTGCCCGACATGCTGCCGGAGCGATCCACTACCAGCGCCACGTGCACCGGGCCGCGTGCGGGGCGGTCCTTCTCGGGCTGGGGCGGCGCCTGCACGCGGACCAGCACGTCCACCGTGCTGCGATGATCGGCCAGCACCGCAGCGCGCGCCGGCGTCATCACCAGATTCAGTTCGTTCTTCAGTTCCCTGTTCATTTCCGTTCTCCTCGGGTCATCCTTGCCTCGCGCAGCGCCTCAGCGAGCGCCTTCCCAAGCGCCTCCGCGTCCGCCGGCCCCAGCCGGCGCAGCTCGCGCGCGTCCACGTAAACCGTCGCCCACGGCGTCAGCCGCAGTTGCACCATCTCCTCCCGCTCCACGACCCCGGACTCGTTGCCGAGCTCCCGCAGGGTCTCCTCCAGGCCCATACGCCGCGCCGCGAGGCCGGCCGCCCGGGCCAGCGAGTCAGAGCGCGGCGGCTCACGATCCGAGATGGACCGCTTGCTCATGTGCATCGGTGGTTCCACCGGCGGCGCACTCCGGCGTCGCGAGACCTTGTCCGGAGCGGCCTGCGACGCCCTGATCCGGGCGATCGCCCGCTCGGCCTCGGTCGGCGACTCCGGCTCGCCCTCCTGCAATGCGGGGATGGGCAGGTCGTATGTCTGCATCAGTTCCCCGATCTTCGCCAGCGGCCAGCCGTCCTTGAGGAGCTTCCTGGCGATCACGAACTCGGCCGCCTGCCGCGCCCCGTAAACCGCCTCCCGGCCCTGCCGGACCGGCGGCGTCAGGACCTCGACGGAGACGTAGTGGCGGACCAGGCGCTCGTTGGCGACCTCGCCATCCTCGATCCCGTTGTCCTGCAGGAGCTGGTTGCAGAGCTCCGCGAGCTCGGTCGCCGAGCCTTTGAAATCAAGGGCTTCGTCGGGGATAGCGATCGGGAAGACCTGCGACATTGACAATCTCCGTTGACGATGACAGCAGATTAGTCTCGCCAACGGGCTTTGTCAACGTCAATCACTGTGTCGTGGAGATTATCTCAGGGGGGAGGCTCAGGGGGTGAGCCTGTGCGGCATTCCGGTAATTCGGTAGGCCCCATTAAGGGATTTGGGGTACGGCTCATTCTTTGGCATGTCCTCTATCACCCCAGCTTTTCGTATTGGTAGATGCCGAAACCTGTGAATCTGGTCACCGTAGTTCCGTTACCCGCTCACCCAAAATCTCAGCAATCCGTTTGGCGAACAGCTGGATGTTGTTGCCGTAGTCGAAGCGCTAAGGAGAGCCAACGTGAAGCATGCGGACCAGTACCTACCTGAATTACTAACGATAGAGCAAGCCGCCATCAAGGGGCTCCGTATCGATCGCGTTCACGGGACCGAGTTTCGTGTCAAACCGCGCCTATACCAAGTTCGTGATAACAACCTGAAAAGCCGCGGCCCGTGGTTCATTGAACTATTCCCCAAGCAGGTAACGAACAAAGACGGTGTGACCCACGAAGCACTCGTGATCTCGCCTTTCCTCGCGCCTTCGAATGCTAGCAATCGCACGGCGCAGCTCACCCGGCAATCAATCATGGTCCAACCAGCGACGGCGGGAGCCTACGCTGGACGTCCCTATGCCCACATAACTTTCAGAGAACCCGGTTCCTGGGGTGGAAAAAGAACTGCAGGCAAAGGCGAGAAGGAGAATCTCCCTGCCTGGTTCTTATCGTTATACAAGCGAAAGATCCGGCTTAGGAAGACGGTGCAGGGCAAGGTCCAATCTGATGATGAAATCGGACAACGGTTATCGAAATTCCATGACATTAAGCAAGTAGTGGTTTTCGACGAATGGAACGATCACGATTTCATCCGGTTTTTCATGGCCATGAGAGTTTTTTCGGCTGAACGGGGGTTCGCTTTCCGCCACTAGACGTCCGATCCGCCCTGTCCTGCACCCCGAGACGTAACGGCATGTCATGAACTGCTAAGAAAATGAAATGAAACTCGGAACCATCAGTATCGCGGAGCATGGACAGAAGGGCTTGAGCCTGGCGCCCGTCGTGGGACCACAGGAGCGCGCGACTGCGCACCTCTACCGCATCCAGGCACTCAGCGGATGGGATCTCTTGGTGGCCTACACGGCTTTCCGAAGTAGCACCGATGTCCGCTGCCTCGAGTACTCCAAATCAACGCCAGAAGTACTGCATCGACTTACGCACGGATTGAGAATGTCTGTATTGGGATCTATTAATCCGGTCGTTCAGTGGGCTGAACTGAGCCAGGCTCGACTGGACAAAACTGTTACGCCCCCTTGGTCAACCCTAAGAAAGGCCTCTGAACAAGAACTAAACGCCGCTGCTGGTATCTCTGTGCGCACTGTGCTCGACCAGATTGGCGGCACACTCGGCACGCGGACTGATCAAATTGACGACGACAGCCGGCGACGGTCCTATATGTGCACACTGTTTCCGAAACGAGATCGCTACGTGCCGGTTGCTGCCTACGTATTGACCAGGGTTTTACCACTTGCGAACGGGTGGAGTTAGAGTCAATGGCCAAACTCGATACCCTGAAGAATGCGAAACACGCAACGATAAAAAATTGGATCGTTCAAGCACTTCGGACCACAGA from the Wenzhouxiangella sp. XN24 genome contains:
- a CDS encoding VWA domain-containing protein, translating into MNRELKNELNLVMTPARAAVLADHRSTVDVLVRVQAPPQPEKDRPARGPVHVALVVDRSGSMSGKPLAEAKRCARMVVDGLNPGDKAAIVIYDDSVERLTELLGMDERDTLRRAIDSIGSGGCTNLHGGWLAGAETLAPHTGTGILSRVILLSDGRANKGITDVGRITEQVAQLADAGVTTSTYGLGHHFNEELMTAMADAGRGNAYYGQSADDLADPFQEELALMGALCAREVELLVETAAGVSAKVLNGYRRGARGGWRLPDVAYEGEAWAVLQLIVETGTATAGEVRDLVKVRAAWRDLDGVEHETSRESLALPVMPAAAYAAVAEDPLVRRRVDELTVAGMQQTAREAARRHDWNAVNLALAQARQLAADNPWLQGVVGELEELARQRDEMMFAKEAMYSARRVSSRLAPVNECRDPGDMDAPDYLRRKRAQGKAEPRRRDPR
- a CDS encoding MerR family transcriptional regulator gives rise to the protein MSQVFPIAIPDEALDFKGSATELAELCNQLLQDNGIEDGEVANERLVRHYVSVEVLTPPVRQGREAVYGARQAAEFVIARKLLKDGWPLAKIGELMQTYDLPIPALQEGEPESPTEAERAIARIRASQAAPDKVSRRRSAPPVEPPMHMSKRSISDREPPRSDSLARAAGLAARRMGLEETLRELGNESGVVEREEMVQLRLTPWATVYVDARELRRLGPADAEALGKALAEALREARMTRGERK